A genomic region of Dactylococcopsis salina PCC 8305 contains the following coding sequences:
- a CDS encoding YggT family protein — translation MSATALLTDSLANFLNIYLLLIFVRILLSWFQTAGWAQQAMSFLSPVTDPYLNIFRSFIPPLGGIDLSPILAIFSLQIISGLLTSVA, via the coding sequence ATGAGCGCAACCGCACTTCTTACTGATAGTCTCGCTAATTTTCTCAATATCTATCTACTACTAATTTTTGTTCGGATTTTGTTAAGCTGGTTTCAAACGGCAGGCTGGGCGCAACAAGCAATGTCGTTCCTCAGCCCCGTTACTGATCCTTATCTCAACATTTTTCGCTCTTTTATTCCCCCATTAGGTGGAATTGATTTGTCTCCGATTCTGGCAATTTTTAGCCTACAAATTATTTCTGGTTTATTGACC
- the thrB gene encoding homoserine kinase, whose product MAFSQVTVQVPATTANLGPGFDCLGVALTLHNRFRFTLKNASDPPVEILVKGEEAARVSTDAENLIYRAFASFYEGFGQTPPPVKIEIELGVPLSRGLGSSATAIVGGLVAANALAGSPMEEDDLLQKAIALEGHPDNVIPAFLGGCRLAVANNQQWKICDIPWWSELIPVVAIPDFELSTAAARSVLPSQFSRDVAIFNAAHLGLLLRAIETGRCDWLRIGMRDQLHQPYRQQLISGYTEVETAAISAGAHGVAISGAGPTLLAITSVGDASIVAQEMQAAWEKLGIAAIVKVLKISPTGAAFELHH is encoded by the coding sequence ATGGCGTTTTCTCAGGTGACAGTACAAGTTCCAGCAACCACAGCGAATCTCGGACCGGGGTTTGATTGTTTGGGAGTGGCTTTAACGCTCCATAATCGGTTTCGGTTTACACTCAAGAATGCGTCTGATCCTCCTGTGGAGATTCTGGTTAAGGGAGAGGAAGCGGCGAGAGTGAGTACCGATGCTGAGAATTTGATTTATCGTGCTTTTGCCAGTTTTTATGAAGGGTTTGGACAGACTCCACCGCCAGTAAAAATTGAGATTGAGTTGGGTGTTCCCCTGTCACGAGGGTTAGGAAGTTCGGCGACAGCGATCGTTGGCGGATTAGTGGCGGCGAATGCTTTGGCGGGAAGTCCGATGGAGGAGGATGATTTATTACAAAAGGCGATCGCCCTAGAAGGACATCCCGATAATGTGATTCCTGCTTTTCTCGGTGGTTGTCGGTTAGCGGTTGCGAACAATCAACAGTGGAAAATTTGTGATATTCCCTGGTGGTCGGAGTTGATTCCAGTGGTGGCGATTCCTGATTTTGAACTTTCCACAGCAGCGGCTCGATCGGTGCTTCCCTCACAGTTTTCTCGTGATGTGGCGATTTTTAATGCCGCACATTTAGGCTTACTGTTGCGCGCGATCGAAACTGGACGTTGTGATTGGTTACGCATTGGAATGCGAGATCAATTACACCAACCCTACCGTCAACAACTGATTTCGGGTTATACGGAAGTAGAAACGGCTGCGATTAGCGCGGGCGCTCATGGGGTTGCGATTAGTGGCGCGGGTCCGACTTTGTTGGCGATTACCAGTGTTGGTGATGCGTCGATCGTTGCTCAAGAAATGCAAGCCGCATGGGAAAAACTTGGAATAGCCGCGATCGTAAAAGTTTTAAAAATCAGTCCCACAGGCGCAGCTTTTGAGCTTCATCATTAA
- a CDS encoding prolyl oligopeptidase family serine peptidase yields the protein MSLNYPKTETVKQIDDYHGVKVKDHYRWLENPDSPETKAWVEAQNEVTFGFLEQISERETIRKRLTDLWDYEKYGIPIKRGERYFYFKNDGLQNQSVLYTLEDLNDEPKVLLDPNQFSEDGTIALSGIAISDNGQFVAYGISKSGSDWQEWQVKNVETGEDFSDHLQWIKFSSATWTKDNEGFFYSRYDAPPEGKQLEEANYYQKLYYHRLGTEQTEDILIYERPDQKEWMFDADVTEDGRYLIISVSKGTDPKNLVFYQDLEDENATIKELISDFIGNFSFVEYEGSLFWFRTDYNAPKGRLIGIDINQPEPENWQEIVPENEKTLEGISVLNHQFILDYLQDARSKLQIHHLNGDYIKDIELPAIGSVGGFNGKREDTETFYAFTSFTTPTTIYRYNLETGESTLFRQPTVSFNPENYETRQVFYRSKDGTQIPMFITHKKGLFLDGNNPTLLYAYGGFNISLTPSFSVSRLVWMEMGGVYAVPNLRGGGEYGEEWHQAGTKLNKQNVFDDFISAAEWLIENRYTSSQKLAISGGSNGGLLVGACMTQRPDLFGAALPAVGVLDMLRFHKFTIGWAWCSDYGSPDNPEEFEALYAYSPLHNLKAGTVYPSTLITTADHDDRVVPAHSFKFAAALQAAHGGDNPVLIRIETKAGHGTGKPTSKRIEEVTDQLGFLTAVLS from the coding sequence ATGTCTTTAAATTATCCTAAAACGGAAACAGTTAAACAAATTGATGACTATCATGGCGTAAAAGTTAAAGACCACTATCGTTGGTTAGAAAATCCTGATTCCCCTGAAACTAAGGCATGGGTTGAAGCACAAAATGAGGTGACATTTGGTTTTCTAGAACAAATTTCTGAACGGGAAACTATTAGAAAACGCCTCACGGACTTATGGGATTATGAAAAGTATGGGATTCCTATTAAAAGAGGAGAACGTTATTTTTATTTCAAAAACGATGGTCTGCAAAATCAAAGTGTTCTCTACACCTTAGAAGACTTAAATGATGAACCCAAAGTGCTACTTGATCCCAATCAATTTTCCGAAGATGGGACGATCGCCCTCTCAGGAATTGCGATTAGTGATAATGGTCAATTTGTCGCTTATGGTATCTCAAAATCAGGATCAGATTGGCAAGAATGGCAGGTTAAAAATGTAGAGACGGGAGAAGATTTTTCTGATCATTTACAATGGATTAAATTTTCAAGTGCAACTTGGACAAAAGATAATGAAGGCTTTTTTTATAGTCGCTATGATGCACCGCCAGAAGGAAAACAATTAGAGGAAGCAAACTATTATCAAAAATTATATTATCATCGTCTGGGAACAGAACAAACTGAAGATATTTTAATCTATGAACGTCCTGATCAAAAGGAATGGATGTTTGATGCTGATGTCACAGAAGATGGACGTTATTTAATTATTTCTGTCAGTAAAGGAACTGATCCGAAAAATTTAGTTTTCTATCAGGATTTAGAAGATGAAAATGCGACAATTAAAGAACTAATTTCTGACTTTATTGGTAACTTTAGTTTTGTTGAATATGAAGGATCGCTGTTTTGGTTTCGCACCGATTATAATGCACCCAAAGGACGATTAATTGGCATTGATATTAATCAGCCTGAACCCGAAAATTGGCAAGAAATTGTACCCGAAAATGAGAAGACTTTAGAAGGAATTAGTGTCTTAAATCATCAGTTTATTTTAGATTACTTACAAGACGCGCGATCGAAGCTACAAATTCATCATTTAAACGGTGATTATATCAAAGATATTGAACTCCCCGCCATTGGATCAGTAGGAGGATTTAACGGTAAACGCGAGGATACTGAAACCTTTTATGCCTTCACCAGTTTTACCACACCAACCACCATTTATCGCTACAACCTCGAAACGGGAGAAAGTACCCTTTTCCGTCAACCGACTGTTAGTTTCAATCCAGAAAACTACGAAACGCGCCAAGTCTTTTACCGTAGCAAAGACGGCACACAAATTCCCATGTTTATTACCCATAAAAAAGGACTATTTCTTGATGGGAATAATCCCACCCTACTTTATGCTTACGGCGGCTTTAATATCTCTCTCACCCCCAGTTTTTCCGTCAGTCGTTTAGTCTGGATGGAAATGGGAGGAGTTTACGCTGTTCCCAACTTACGCGGTGGGGGAGAATATGGAGAAGAATGGCATCAAGCGGGAACAAAATTAAACAAACAAAACGTTTTTGATGACTTTATTTCCGCCGCCGAATGGTTAATTGAAAATCGTTATACTTCCTCACAAAAACTGGCTATTTCCGGGGGAAGTAATGGCGGGTTATTAGTGGGCGCTTGTATGACGCAACGTCCAGACTTATTTGGGGCTGCGTTACCTGCGGTGGGAGTGCTTGATATGCTTCGTTTCCATAAGTTTACCATTGGTTGGGCGTGGTGTTCCGATTATGGTTCACCAGATAATCCAGAAGAGTTTGAGGCACTATATGCTTATTCTCCCCTGCATAATCTCAAAGCTGGTACAGTATATCCTTCAACGTTAATTACTACCGCAGATCACGATGATCGAGTCGTTCCCGCTCATAGTTTCAAATTTGCTGCTGCTTTACAAGCCGCACATGGGGGAGACAATCCCGTTTTAATCCGCATTGAAACCAAAGCTGGGCATGGCACTGGAAAACCCACCAGTAAACGCATTGAAGAAGTTACGGATCAATTAGGGTTTTTAACCGCCGTTTTATCCTAG
- a CDS encoding Uma2 family endonuclease, whose protein sequence is MTAIIIPKGFKITPKQFDELTENNTDVRMELTAQGELIVMPPTGGTAGWKNASISAQLYNWVMKSKTGKSFDSSTQFILPNGARRSPDAAWVSSEKWNTLTPKEQDSFPPLSPEFVVELVSPSDLKNQRYKNLQEKMQEYLDNGVKLGWLIEPKARKVEVYRQGQTVEIIQTPKSLSGEDILQGFVLDLEVIWS, encoded by the coding sequence ATGACTGCCATCATTATTCCTAAAGGATTTAAGATAACGCCAAAACAGTTCGATGAACTTACAGAAAACAACACAGATGTCCGCATGGAACTGACGGCGCAAGGGGAATTAATTGTTATGCCACCAACTGGGGGAACAGCAGGTTGGAAAAATGCCAGTATTTCAGCGCAACTATACAATTGGGTAATGAAAAGCAAGACTGGGAAGAGTTTTGATTCATCAACCCAATTTATACTTCCCAATGGGGCGAGACGCTCTCCAGATGCAGCTTGGGTAAGTTCAGAGAAGTGGAATACGCTAACCCCAAAAGAACAAGATAGTTTTCCTCCCCTTTCTCCAGAATTTGTGGTTGAATTGGTGAGTCCTAGCGATCTGAAAAATCAGCGCTATAAAAACTTACAAGAAAAAATGCAGGAGTATTTAGACAATGGGGTAAAATTAGGATGGCTCATTGAGCCGAAAGCTAGAAAGGTAGAAGTTTATCGTCAAGGGCAAACTGTCGAAATTATACAAACTCCAAAATCTCTAAGCGGAGAAGATATTCTACAGGGCTTTGTTCTCGATTTAGAAGTAATTTGGAGCTAA
- a CDS encoding metallophosphoesterase family protein: MSAVRFFVLLLATIFVSVTANAGSVDGEKLANLPPETTQILEKAGKVYDPPRHDVRLVVISDLNTVYGSTDYPPTVDKGMALIPFWQPDMVVCSGDMVAGQSPTLTKPQIRAMWEAFDDHVARPLREANLPYGFTIGNHDASSARNVNGGFLFQQERDLAREYWKNPRHDPSLKFIDRSDFPFYYTFKQDDIFFLAWDGSSSYIPPEKLAWVEKALASPEAQNAKLRILLGHLPLYAVAVGRNQSGEVMNNAEMLRAMLEKYDVHTYISGHHHAYYPGHRGNLQLLHMGILGSGPRPLIDSDLPPKKAITVLDIDFDSPEKTTYATYDIQTLDLIEYEQLPRFLAGHNGMVMRRDIEWEELTASEKAFCEQRLGQSLCRD; encoded by the coding sequence ATGTCTGCGGTGCGTTTTTTTGTGCTATTGCTGGCGACAATTTTTGTCAGTGTTACCGCTAATGCGGGAAGCGTGGATGGGGAAAAACTGGCGAATCTTCCTCCAGAAACGACTCAAATTTTAGAAAAAGCAGGAAAGGTTTATGATCCACCGCGCCATGATGTGCGACTGGTTGTAATTAGTGACCTCAATACGGTTTATGGTTCAACGGATTATCCTCCTACGGTTGATAAAGGGATGGCTTTAATTCCGTTTTGGCAGCCAGATATGGTGGTTTGTAGTGGGGATATGGTGGCGGGACAAAGTCCGACTTTAACCAAACCGCAAATTAGGGCGATGTGGGAAGCCTTTGATGATCATGTGGCGCGTCCGTTGCGAGAGGCGAATCTTCCTTATGGGTTTACGATTGGCAACCATGATGCGTCTAGTGCGAGGAATGTCAATGGCGGGTTTTTGTTTCAACAGGAAAGAGACTTAGCCAGAGAATACTGGAAAAATCCTCGACATGATCCGAGTTTAAAGTTTATCGATCGATCGGATTTTCCGTTTTACTATACTTTCAAACAGGATGATATCTTTTTCTTGGCTTGGGATGGGTCTTCGAGTTACATTCCCCCTGAAAAACTCGCTTGGGTAGAAAAGGCTTTAGCGTCTCCCGAAGCGCAAAATGCAAAACTCAGAATTTTGCTGGGACATTTGCCATTATATGCGGTTGCTGTGGGACGAAATCAATCTGGAGAAGTGATGAACAATGCTGAGATGTTGCGAGCAATGTTAGAAAAATATGATGTTCACACTTATATTAGTGGTCATCACCATGCTTATTATCCAGGACATCGGGGAAACTTACAGTTATTGCACATGGGAATTTTAGGATCAGGTCCTCGTCCGTTGATTGATAGTGATCTTCCTCCGAAAAAAGCGATTACTGTCCTTGATATTGACTTCGATTCTCCCGAAAAAACCACTTATGCGACCTATGATATCCAAACTCTAGATTTAATTGAATATGAACAGCTTCCTCGTTTTCTTGCGGGTCATAATGGGATGGTGATGCGTCGGGATATTGAATGGGAGGAGTTGACGGCTTCGGAAAAAGCGTTTTGTGAACAACGTCTTGGTCAGTCTCTTTGTCGTGATTAA
- the pstS gene encoding phosphate ABC transporter substrate-binding protein PstS: MNFLRLFPRFPKVYRWLSFAVATALGIIFLQLQLISPIEAQSPVFLNGAGATFPLFLYQRWFQEYSQTHKDVQINYQPIGSAAGIQQMISETVDFGGSDIAMTDEQMRKVDRGVVLVPMTSGSVAIAYNLPGIENLKLSREAYTDIFLGKIQRWNDPKITGLNPDLNLPNLPITVVHRSDGSGTTAVFTKHLSAISSEWETKVGSGLSVSWTAGVGIKSNAGVSAQIKQARGTIGYVEYSFAQQLGLSTAALENRAGNYIPPSLDATAKALDNLTLPDNLRAFVSDPQGEEAYPIVTYSWLLAYKNYDDPRKAKALREVMLWALTDGQNDSESLGYVPLSDAVVTKAKAAVETIGTR; encoded by the coding sequence ATGAATTTTCTACGCTTATTTCCCCGTTTCCCTAAAGTTTATCGCTGGTTGAGTTTCGCGGTTGCAACTGCGTTAGGGATTATTTTTCTACAGTTACAGTTAATTAGTCCGATCGAGGCGCAATCTCCTGTTTTTCTCAATGGCGCTGGGGCAACCTTTCCTCTTTTTTTATACCAGCGTTGGTTTCAAGAGTACAGTCAAACTCACAAAGATGTTCAAATTAATTATCAACCCATTGGCAGTGCGGCTGGGATTCAACAGATGATTTCGGAAACCGTTGATTTCGGGGGGAGTGATATTGCTATGACCGATGAACAAATGAGGAAGGTCGATCGAGGCGTTGTTTTAGTTCCCATGACTTCTGGTAGTGTTGCCATTGCTTATAACTTACCTGGCATTGAAAACTTAAAACTCTCACGAGAGGCTTATACTGATATCTTTTTAGGCAAGATTCAGCGTTGGAATGACCCTAAAATTACTGGCTTGAATCCAGATTTAAACTTACCGAATCTACCGATTACTGTTGTCCATCGATCGGACGGGAGTGGTACAACGGCGGTTTTTACCAAACATCTCAGTGCGATTAGTTCCGAATGGGAAACCAAAGTCGGATCAGGATTAAGTGTCTCTTGGACGGCGGGAGTGGGAATCAAATCAAATGCAGGAGTAAGCGCTCAAATTAAACAAGCACGGGGGACGATCGGTTATGTTGAGTATAGTTTCGCCCAACAGCTAGGATTATCGACCGCTGCCTTAGAAAACCGCGCTGGGAATTACATTCCACCGAGTTTAGACGCAACGGCAAAGGCTTTAGATAATCTCACCTTACCTGACAATTTAAGAGCATTTGTCAGTGATCCACAAGGAGAAGAAGCCTATCCCATTGTGACTTATAGTTGGTTGCTTGCCTATAAAAACTATGATGACCCCCGCAAAGCAAAAGCACTCAGAGAAGTAATGCTTTGGGCATTAACAGACGGACAAAATGATAGTGAGTCATTAGGCTATGTTCCGCTGTCTGATGCGGTTGTCACGAAAGCAAAAGCCGCAGTGGAAACCATTGGAACAAGATGA
- the pstC gene encoding phosphate ABC transporter permease subunit PstC, which produces MTKLTSHSPQERTIEASFRGISFLATLTVIVLMLGLVWTLTEDATEAIQKYGLGFLLNTEWNPVSGRETYGILPMLYGTIASSSIALLLAIPLGVTTAIFLSEKFLPSPLENLLVFLIELLAAIPSVVYGFWGIFVLIPFLQPPSLWLNEHWGEFPLFSTPPLGPGLLPAGVILAIMILPIITAISRSSLKTVPSELREAVMALGVTRWEAITFIVLPTASSGIIGAVILALGRALGETMAVTMVIGNANQLQLSLFAPASTIASLLANQFAEAQGMQVSALMYAGLVLLIVTLAVNLVAEIMLQNLGTKE; this is translated from the coding sequence ATGACCAAATTAACTTCCCATTCTCCCCAAGAAAGGACGATCGAGGCGAGTTTTCGGGGAATTAGTTTCCTTGCTACCCTGACAGTGATTGTATTAATGTTGGGACTGGTTTGGACGCTAACCGAAGATGCAACAGAGGCGATTCAAAAGTATGGGTTAGGGTTTCTACTGAATACGGAATGGAATCCTGTTTCTGGACGCGAAACCTATGGGATTTTACCGATGTTGTATGGGACAATCGCCAGCAGTTCGATCGCACTTTTGTTAGCGATTCCTTTAGGTGTCACCACAGCAATTTTCCTCAGTGAGAAATTTCTGCCCTCTCCCCTAGAAAATCTTTTGGTCTTTCTCATTGAGTTATTAGCCGCTATTCCCAGTGTCGTTTATGGTTTCTGGGGAATCTTCGTTCTGATTCCTTTTCTCCAACCCCCTAGTCTCTGGTTAAACGAACATTGGGGAGAATTTCCCTTGTTTTCTACACCTCCTCTCGGACCTGGATTATTACCTGCAGGAGTGATCCTTGCGATTATGATTCTTCCCATCATTACCGCAATTTCTCGGAGTAGTCTCAAGACCGTTCCTTCGGAATTACGAGAAGCGGTGATGGCGTTAGGAGTCACTCGTTGGGAAGCTATTACTTTCATCGTCTTACCCACTGCCTCTTCTGGCATCATTGGCGCGGTGATTTTAGCGTTGGGTCGCGCTTTAGGGGAAACGATGGCGGTGACAATGGTCATCGGCAATGCCAATCAGCTACAGTTGTCTCTATTTGCACCCGCCAGCACGATCGCGTCATTGTTAGCGAATCAATTTGCAGAAGCGCAAGGAATGCAGGTGTCAGCGTTGATGTATGCGGGTTTAGTGTTATTAATTGTCACTCTAGCCGTTAATCTGGTGGCAGAAATAATGCTTCAAAACCTCGGTACTAAAGAGTAG
- the ltrA gene encoding group II intron reverse transcriptase/maturase, giving the protein MNSQKYKYNAQMKTFLMCWLSFGFLLMENSKWSEIDWEKVEVSVFKLQKRIYRASQSGDVAKVHKLQRLLLRSRNGRLLAVRRISQDNQGKNTAGVDGVKSLNPTQRLNLAENLTLTGKGKALRRVYIPKPGKSEKRGLGIPVMEDRARQALLKLAMEPEWEAKFEPNSYGFRPGRSCHDACKQIHSSINKKPKWVLDADISKCFDRINHDVLLQKLNTTPTIARQIRAWLKSGVLDRGDWMPTEEGTPQGGVISPLLANIALHGLEEYIKQWAETWKGYKNENGRPLGKINRRQSITLVRYADDFVVFHEDKSIVQQAKTLIEQWLHDLGLELSESKTRICHTLYDSEGEKAGFDFLGWNIRQYQVGKHHSGKNTNGKLLGFKTIVKPSKKNFQNQYEKIVKVLDSMKGKSVEAIIGRLNPIIIGWCEYHKAISSKESFKDMDNLIYQKLRRWIQHRHPNKSLKWCEEKYFHRTKEKKQNGEDRDDKWVFSTPSNEPNSSVAGKHELRKHAWKPIEYHVQVEGTRSPYDGDWRYWSVRRGEYPGVKTRVANLMQMQKGKCAHCGLYFKDGDVEEVDHIIPKVEGGKDDYKNLQLLHRHCHHKKTAKDTKRQKRQKNNQTKQRTEQTSQKVYKKQKGGCSIFTE; this is encoded by the coding sequence ATGAACTCTCAGAAGTATAAATATAATGCACAAATGAAAACCTTCCTGATGTGTTGGTTGAGCTTCGGGTTTCTTCTAATGGAGAATTCAAAATGGAGCGAAATCGATTGGGAAAAGGTAGAAGTTAGTGTGTTTAAGCTCCAAAAACGGATTTATCGAGCTTCTCAAAGTGGTGATGTGGCTAAAGTTCACAAACTCCAAAGATTATTGTTGCGGTCCCGGAATGGTCGACTCCTAGCAGTACGGAGAATATCGCAGGATAACCAAGGCAAAAATACCGCGGGGGTAGATGGAGTTAAAAGCCTAAACCCCACACAACGGTTAAACCTTGCTGAAAACCTAACTCTTACAGGGAAGGGTAAAGCCCTAAGACGAGTATATATTCCGAAACCAGGCAAAAGTGAAAAACGCGGTTTGGGAATTCCTGTTATGGAAGATAGAGCAAGGCAAGCACTTCTCAAACTGGCTATGGAGCCGGAGTGGGAAGCTAAATTCGAGCCAAACTCATATGGATTCAGACCGGGACGTTCTTGTCATGATGCGTGTAAGCAAATTCATTCCAGTATCAATAAAAAGCCTAAATGGGTTTTAGATGCTGATATTTCAAAGTGTTTTGACCGCATTAATCACGACGTTCTCTTACAAAAATTAAATACAACTCCGACTATTGCTCGACAAATTCGAGCCTGGTTGAAGTCGGGGGTCTTGGATAGAGGTGATTGGATGCCTACAGAGGAAGGGACACCGCAAGGAGGGGTAATCAGTCCACTTTTGGCAAACATAGCCCTGCATGGACTTGAGGAATACATAAAACAATGGGCTGAGACTTGGAAGGGATATAAAAACGAGAACGGTCGTCCATTAGGTAAAATTAACAGACGACAAAGTATCACCCTCGTCAGGTATGCAGATGATTTCGTTGTATTTCATGAGGATAAATCCATCGTCCAACAAGCGAAAACGCTAATTGAACAGTGGTTACATGATTTAGGCTTAGAACTAAGTGAGAGCAAGACAAGAATTTGCCATACCCTGTATGACTCTGAAGGAGAAAAGGCAGGGTTTGACTTTCTCGGATGGAATATACGGCAGTATCAAGTCGGAAAACACCATTCGGGGAAAAATACCAATGGTAAATTACTTGGATTCAAAACAATAGTCAAACCCAGCAAGAAGAACTTCCAAAATCAGTATGAAAAGATTGTAAAGGTATTAGATTCTATGAAAGGTAAGTCCGTAGAGGCAATCATAGGAAGACTAAACCCAATCATCATTGGGTGGTGTGAATATCACAAAGCAATCTCTTCTAAAGAATCGTTCAAAGACATGGATAATTTAATCTATCAAAAGTTGCGACGCTGGATACAACACCGTCACCCTAATAAAAGCCTTAAGTGGTGTGAAGAAAAGTACTTTCATCGGACAAAGGAGAAAAAGCAAAATGGAGAGGATAGAGATGATAAATGGGTTTTCTCGACTCCCTCTAACGAGCCAAATTCTTCTGTTGCGGGCAAGCATGAATTACGCAAGCACGCATGGAAACCGATTGAATATCATGTGCAAGTCGAGGGTACGAGATCTCCTTACGATGGAGATTGGCGGTATTGGAGTGTACGTCGGGGTGAATATCCGGGCGTTAAAACACGGGTAGCAAACCTAATGCAGATGCAAAAAGGTAAATGTGCTCATTGTGGACTTTATTTCAAAGATGGAGATGTAGAAGAAGTTGACCACATCATCCCCAAAGTTGAGGGGGGTAAAGATGACTACAAGAATTTACAATTACTCCATCGTCATTGTCACCATAAGAAAACTGCTAAAGATACCAAAAGACAGAAACGCCAGAAAAATAATCAAACAAAACAAAGAACTGAACAAACCTCTCAAAAAGTTTATAAAAAACAGAAAGGTGGTTGTTCGATCTTTACTGAGTAA
- the pstA gene encoding phosphate ABC transporter permease PstA: MTGGGIANAILGTLLVVGIATFIATPIGMLTGIYLSEFCQHQVLRRGMKILVNVLSGLPSILAGVFVYGLLVINGVFGFSAIAGGIALSVLMLPLIIRTTENALDAVSSEVRLAAVSIGANRFQVVKGVVLPVALPGIITGILLAVARSSGETAPLLFTALNSSFFPQGLLEPTPTLSVLIYNFATSPFPEQQSLAAAASLTLIFLVFITSLLTRITHGMRSEDSKI; this comes from the coding sequence ATGACAGGAGGAGGAATTGCTAACGCGATTTTAGGGACATTATTAGTGGTGGGAATTGCCACTTTTATTGCTACTCCGATCGGAATGTTGACGGGAATTTACTTATCGGAATTTTGTCAGCATCAGGTGTTACGTCGAGGGATGAAAATTTTAGTTAATGTTTTAAGTGGTTTACCGTCAATTTTAGCAGGAGTCTTTGTTTATGGATTATTAGTGATTAATGGTGTGTTTGGTTTTTCCGCAATTGCTGGGGGAATTGCGCTTTCCGTTCTGATGTTACCCTTAATTATTCGTACCACTGAAAATGCTTTGGATGCTGTTTCTTCGGAAGTGCGTTTGGCTGCGGTTAGTATCGGTGCGAATCGTTTTCAGGTGGTGAAAGGAGTGGTTTTACCTGTTGCGTTACCAGGGATTATAACAGGAATTTTGTTAGCAGTTGCTCGATCGAGCGGCGAAACTGCACCTTTACTTTTTACCGCACTTAATTCCTCATTTTTTCCTCAAGGATTACTGGAACCCACTCCGACTTTATCGGTTTTAATTTATAACTTTGCCACCAGTCCGTTCCCAGAACAACAATCTCTAGCGGCGGCGGCTTCTCTGACTCTGATTTTCCTCGTATTTATCACCAGTTTACTCACAAGAATCACTCATGGGATGCGTTCAGAAGACTCTAAAATATGA
- a CDS encoding type II toxin-antitoxin system HicB family antitoxin, with protein sequence MSQYSMVIQWSEEDQLFLVTIPEFRDRVIMPCTHGKTRQEATCNGEEVIEMYLEAWKNEGQSLPEPSTLQIA encoded by the coding sequence ATGAGTCAATATAGCATGGTGATTCAGTGGTCAGAGGAAGACCAGTTATTTCTAGTGACAATTCCTGAGTTCCGCGATCGCGTTATAATGCCTTGTACCCATGGCAAAACTCGCCAAGAAGCCACTTGTAATGGGGAAGAAGTGATTGAGATGTATTTAGAAGCATGGAAAAATGAAGGGCAATCCCTCCCAGAACCTTCGACGCTTCAGATTGCCTAG
- a CDS encoding type II toxin-antitoxin system Phd/YefM family antitoxin, whose product MNMNIVNFSEARKNLKSVLDTVANDKNCTVIVRRDAEDAVVMSKSYYDSLMETVYLLNSPANAQHLEAAIAEYKAGQTQEHDLIDA is encoded by the coding sequence ATGAACATGAACATTGTCAACTTTAGCGAAGCGAGAAAAAACCTCAAATCTGTACTTGATACAGTAGCAAACGACAAAAATTGTACTGTTATCGTTAGGAGAGATGCAGAAGATGCAGTTGTCATGTCTAAAAGTTATTATGACAGCCTAATGGAAACAGTTTACCTATTAAACTCTCCTGCTAATGCCCAACATTTAGAAGCAGCGATCGCCGAGTATAAAGCAGGGCAAACACAAGAACATGATTTAATTGATGCGTAA
- a CDS encoding type II toxin-antitoxin system HicB family antitoxin, protein MSLEDYNFDGFIINLYVDEQGDWLAHFQELPNISAFGDTPQEALEELKIAWELVKEDYKQKNQAIPVAIAILGDS, encoded by the coding sequence ATGTCTTTAGAGGATTATAACTTTGACGGTTTTATCATTAATCTATATGTAGATGAACAAGGAGACTGGCTTGCCCATTTTCAAGAATTGCCAAATATTTCTGCTTTTGGAGATACGCCTCAAGAAGCTCTAGAAGAATTGAAAATTGCTTGGGAATTAGTGAAAGAAGATTATAAACAGAAAAATCAAGCAATCCCTGTTGCTATAGCAATCCTAGGTGATTCGTAA